Proteins from one Erysipelothrix larvae genomic window:
- the citC gene encoding [citrate (pro-3S)-lyase] ligase — protein MFQLKQLFIHRNQYQKDTWESFLKTSGIKSEASVDAVYGIYDDQTLIGTGAIYQNILKCLAISEDYQGGAALNKLISHLMDAVWQKGYTACYVYTKPSVVQSFMHLGFKEIVRVNDALVFLEKSMTGLDSYLAYLKDNKQASDNACAIVMNANPFTLGHQYLVEQASSENDCVYVFVVNEDSSQFPSAIRKELVVKGVSHLKNVVVLDTRNYMVSSQTFPSYFLKDDQDVTRVHATLDAMVFKTHIAPALSITKRFVGDEPYSFATAIYNTVLKEVLEPTIHVEILERKKINNHIVSATTVRKLLKEKNTEAVKPFVPATTYQYLISTDGQKTIEKLRTGGSGNG, from the coding sequence ATGTTTCAATTGAAGCAATTATTCATTCATCGCAATCAATACCAAAAGGATACATGGGAATCGTTTCTTAAAACATCAGGCATCAAGTCTGAAGCAAGTGTTGATGCGGTTTATGGTATTTATGACGACCAAACGCTGATTGGTACGGGTGCCATCTACCAAAACATCTTGAAATGTCTTGCAATTAGCGAGGATTATCAAGGAGGTGCGGCATTAAACAAACTGATATCGCATCTTATGGATGCAGTATGGCAAAAAGGATACACAGCATGTTATGTGTACACAAAACCCAGTGTTGTCCAGTCATTTATGCATCTTGGATTTAAAGAAATTGTCCGCGTTAATGATGCGCTTGTATTCCTTGAGAAAAGCATGACAGGTCTTGATTCCTATCTTGCTTATCTAAAAGATAACAAACAAGCATCTGATAATGCATGCGCAATTGTTATGAATGCTAACCCCTTTACATTGGGGCATCAGTATTTGGTTGAACAAGCATCTTCGGAAAATGACTGTGTTTATGTCTTTGTTGTAAATGAAGACAGTTCACAGTTTCCAAGTGCAATTCGCAAAGAACTTGTCGTTAAAGGGGTGTCTCATTTAAAAAATGTTGTTGTTTTAGACACACGGAACTACATGGTATCTTCGCAAACATTCCCTTCATATTTTTTGAAGGACGATCAAGATGTAACACGGGTTCATGCAACACTCGATGCAATGGTATTTAAAACACACATTGCACCAGCACTCTCAATTACCAAGCGATTTGTTGGGGATGAACCGTATTCATTCGCTACTGCAATCTATAACACAGTTTTAAAAGAAGTGTTAGAACCAACAATTCATGTTGAAATTCTTGAACGCAAGAAAATCAACAACCACATCGTAAGCGCTACGACTGTGCGTAAATTGTTAAAGGAAAAGAACACAGAGGCTGTAAAGCCTTTTGTACCGGCCACAACCTATCAGTACTTAATCAGTACTGATGGACAAAAAACAATAGAAAAACTAAGAACAGGAGGAAGTGGAAATGGCTAA
- the citD gene encoding citrate lyase acyl carrier protein, whose product MAKFEIQKQAMAGTLESSDLQIVIDKNDGKGIEINLQSSVEYQFGKQIREVILETLNQLGITDAKVEAVDKGALDCTIKARTIAVVHRACGITMNYDWEELDSWNV is encoded by the coding sequence ATGGCTAAATTTGAAATACAGAAACAAGCAATGGCAGGAACACTTGAGTCATCTGATTTACAAATCGTAATCGACAAAAACGATGGCAAGGGAATTGAAATCAATCTTCAATCAAGTGTTGAGTATCAATTTGGGAAACAAATCCGAGAAGTAATCCTTGAAACACTCAATCAACTGGGTATCACTGATGCAAAGGTTGAAGCAGTGGATAAAGGTGCTTTAGATTGTACAATCAAAGCACGTACAATCGCAGTAGTTCATCGTGCATGTGGCATTACAATGAATTATGATTGGGAGGAACTTGATTCATGGAACGTTTAA
- the citE gene encoding citrate (pro-3S)-lyase subunit beta encodes MERLRRTMMFIPASNPGMLRDANLYGADSIMFDLEDSISLKEKDTSRFLLYQAVKTLDFGTTETVVRVNDLSNGGVDDIHAMVRAGIDVIRLPKTETKEDVIAAEKVILDAETKCGREIGSTKIFAAIEGPLGVLNAYSIATASERLVGIALGAEDYVTAMKTRRYPERNSDEIFFARSMIVHAARAAGIAAVDTVFSDVNDSETFERETAFIRQLGFDGKSVINPRQIPIVNKVYRPTDKEIANALDVIAAIQEAESKGLGVISLNGKMIDKPIVERAERVIMLAKAAGINLNAKETDHGKE; translated from the coding sequence ATGGAACGTTTAAGAAGAACGATGATGTTTATACCAGCGAGTAATCCTGGAATGTTACGTGATGCAAATCTCTATGGTGCAGACTCAATTATGTTTGACCTTGAAGATTCAATCTCATTGAAAGAAAAAGATACCTCACGGTTCTTACTCTATCAAGCAGTAAAAACGCTTGATTTTGGAACAACAGAAACGGTGGTTCGTGTCAATGACTTATCTAATGGGGGTGTTGATGATATTCACGCGATGGTTCGTGCGGGGATTGATGTGATTCGACTCCCTAAAACGGAGACAAAAGAGGATGTCATTGCTGCAGAAAAAGTAATTCTAGATGCAGAAACAAAATGTGGTCGCGAAATTGGCTCAACCAAGATCTTTGCAGCAATTGAAGGCCCATTAGGAGTGCTCAATGCTTACAGCATCGCAACTGCAAGCGAGCGCTTGGTAGGGATTGCCTTAGGTGCAGAGGACTATGTAACCGCCATGAAGACTCGTCGTTACCCAGAGCGTAACAGCGATGAAATTTTCTTTGCACGCTCAATGATTGTTCATGCAGCACGTGCTGCAGGCATTGCAGCGGTTGATACAGTATTCTCAGATGTCAATGATTCAGAAACATTTGAACGTGAAACAGCCTTTATCCGTCAACTTGGATTTGACGGTAAATCCGTGATTAATCCACGTCAGATACCGATTGTAAATAAAGTATACCGTCCAACAGATAAAGAAATTGCGAATGCACTTGATGTTATTGCCGCAATTCAAGAAGCTGAAAGCAAAGGTCTTGGGGTTATCTCACTCAATGGTAAGATGATTGACAAACCAATTGTTGAACGTGCAGAACGTGTGATTATGCTTGCTAAAGCAGCAGGAATTAACCTAAATGCAAAGGAGACTGACCATGGCAAAGAATAA
- the citF gene encoding citrate lyase subunit alpha: MAKNKVGREIPEVYASKFGVFEDQFARKPEYKRASGKAVAMLPNESKLRDSIREVILETGLKDGMTISFHHHFREGDQVLNMVMDEIAALGIKNLSLASSSIANVHAPLIDHIKNGVITNITSSGLRDKVGAAISSGIMENPVVIRSHGGRARAIEMGDIHIDVAFLGAPSCDHYGNANGSHGKATCGSLGYAKVDAEFADKVVIITDNLVPYPNTPISIPQNHVDYVVVVDSIGDPKGIAKGATRYTTNPKELLIAEYAERVIRETPYYKNGFSFQAGTGGSALAVARYLRNSMMRDHIKASFALGGLTGHLCDMMEEGLIEKVLDTQSFDIGATESLKKNESHYEISASFYANPGNKGAAVNNLDFVVLSALEIDTDYNVNVMTGSDGMIRGASGGHSDTACGSKVCIILTPLVRGRIPTVVEHVNTIITPGQSIDIVCTEVGIAINPLRKDLLEVFKDSDIPQFTIEELKNKAYSIVGTPDPIEYGEKVVALIEYRDGSLIDVVRQVKRDE; the protein is encoded by the coding sequence ATGGCAAAGAATAAAGTCGGACGTGAAATTCCAGAAGTATATGCATCGAAGTTTGGTGTATTTGAAGATCAATTTGCACGCAAACCAGAATACAAACGTGCAAGTGGTAAAGCAGTCGCAATGTTACCCAATGAATCAAAACTTAGAGATTCAATTCGTGAGGTAATCCTTGAGACTGGACTCAAAGATGGTATGACCATCTCATTTCACCACCACTTCCGTGAGGGTGATCAGGTTTTAAACATGGTAATGGACGAGATTGCAGCACTGGGAATTAAAAACCTATCGCTTGCATCCAGTTCAATTGCAAATGTTCACGCACCACTCATTGACCATATTAAAAATGGCGTGATTACAAACATTACGTCCAGTGGACTTCGTGATAAAGTCGGTGCTGCAATATCATCAGGCATCATGGAAAACCCTGTTGTCATTCGTTCACACGGTGGCCGTGCACGTGCGATTGAAATGGGTGACATTCACATTGATGTTGCCTTCTTAGGTGCACCAAGTTGTGACCATTACGGTAATGCAAATGGCTCACATGGTAAAGCAACCTGTGGTTCTTTAGGGTATGCTAAGGTTGATGCTGAGTTTGCAGATAAGGTAGTAATCATTACGGATAACCTTGTGCCATATCCTAACACACCGATTAGTATTCCTCAAAATCATGTAGATTATGTGGTTGTGGTGGATTCAATTGGTGATCCAAAAGGAATTGCGAAAGGTGCAACACGTTATACCACAAATCCTAAAGAGTTATTGATTGCAGAATATGCAGAACGCGTCATCAGAGAAACACCATACTATAAGAATGGTTTCTCATTCCAAGCCGGTACTGGTGGTTCTGCTTTGGCTGTTGCTCGTTATCTTCGCAACTCAATGATGCGCGATCATATCAAAGCAAGCTTCGCATTGGGTGGTCTTACAGGCCATTTATGTGACATGATGGAAGAAGGACTCATCGAGAAAGTACTCGATACCCAATCCTTTGATATTGGAGCAACTGAATCACTTAAAAAGAATGAATCACACTATGAAATCTCTGCTTCATTCTATGCGAATCCTGGAAACAAAGGTGCAGCTGTCAACAACCTTGACTTTGTCGTATTATCTGCTCTTGAAATCGATACCGATTACAACGTGAATGTAATGACTGGATCCGATGGTATGATTCGTGGGGCATCTGGTGGACACTCTGACACTGCATGCGGATCAAAAGTATGTATTATCTTAACACCATTGGTACGTGGACGGATTCCAACTGTAGTAGAACATGTGAATACCATTATCACACCAGGACAATCGATTGATATCGTATGTACCGAAGTGGGGATTGCAATTAATCCATTGCGTAAGGACCTTCTTGAAGTCTTTAAGGATTCAGACATTCCACAATTCACCATCGAAGAACTCAAAAACAAGGCTTACAGCATTGTGGGGACACCTGATCCAATTGAGTACGGTGAAAAAGTTGTGGCACTCATTGAATACCGTGACGGTAGCTTGATTGATGTTGTACGTCAAGTTAAGCGTGATGAATAA
- the citX gene encoding citrate lyase holo-[acyl-carrier protein] synthase has translation MNNLEISLKQAFSVGEVSTLDAILDHREKRRSFQIKLGQTYPGCVIISYKCNIPGPIKNNAVITQIFNVGHTRILTTLQTVSWHMVYHKTINLPTGLDGFYVVKEAHMKEVKSAMVQLEETDTLGRLFDIDVLTYENNALHSQSRTALGFSPRKCLICDHEAKACGRSRKHSVSELHDTIIKYLIKERGAESID, from the coding sequence ATGAATAACTTAGAAATTTCGTTGAAACAAGCATTCAGTGTTGGTGAAGTATCAACACTGGATGCAATCTTAGATCATCGCGAAAAGCGCAGAAGTTTTCAGATCAAGTTGGGACAAACATATCCTGGGTGTGTCATTATCTCCTATAAATGTAACATACCGGGTCCCATTAAGAATAATGCGGTCATCACACAGATCTTTAACGTTGGACATACGCGCATTCTCACAACACTTCAAACTGTTTCATGGCACATGGTTTATCATAAAACCATAAACCTACCGACTGGACTTGATGGGTTCTATGTTGTAAAAGAGGCTCACATGAAAGAAGTAAAAAGTGCGATGGTTCAACTTGAAGAAACAGACACCCTTGGTCGTCTGTTTGATATCGATGTACTGACCTATGAAAACAACGCACTTCATTCACAATCACGAACAGCATTAGGGTTTAGCCCACGAAAATGTCTCATCTGTGATCACGAAGCCAAAGCGTGTGGACGCTCGCGCAAACACTCTGTTTCTGAGCTCCATGATACGATCATTAAATATCTAATAAAAGAGAGAGGAGCTGAGTCTATTGACTAA
- a CDS encoding oxaloacetate decarboxylase subunit alpha — protein MTKSVGIVDTILRDAHQSLIATRMTTEQMIPVLENLDNAGYHALEVWGGATFDACIRYLNEDPWERLRTIRKHVKHTKLQMLLRGQNLLGYKHYPDDIVDAFIQKSIENGIDIVRCFDALNDIRNLKQAVKSVKKYGGHAQLAICYTISDVHTDAYYFDLVKEMVELGADSIAIKDMAGILTPHRAESIVKGIKKITTIPLEVHTHATSGISEMTYLKAIEAGADIIDTAVSAFSGGTSQPATESMILALREMGYDIAVDLDEVQIIRDHFLKVKETFVESGDLNIQVYAIDPNTLITQVPGGMISNLLSQLKEAKQLDKFQDVLNEVPRVRKELGYPPLVTPLSQMVGTQAVMNILSNARYKLVPNEIKEYMRGYYGKPPAPIDENIIHQVLGDDQEIISVRPADLLQPELEQCKETLKEIATSLEDVLSYALFPQLVLPYLKKKHDPFYDVIVQDVTVIL, from the coding sequence TTGACTAAATCAGTTGGAATTGTTGATACAATTCTACGTGACGCACATCAAAGTTTGATTGCGACACGCATGACTACAGAACAAATGATTCCTGTACTAGAAAATCTCGATAATGCAGGATACCATGCTTTAGAGGTATGGGGTGGCGCAACCTTTGACGCATGCATACGTTACCTAAACGAAGATCCATGGGAGCGATTGCGCACAATCCGTAAGCATGTAAAACATACAAAACTGCAAATGCTACTACGTGGGCAAAATTTATTGGGGTACAAACACTATCCTGACGATATTGTCGATGCATTCATTCAAAAATCCATTGAAAATGGTATTGACATTGTCCGTTGCTTTGATGCACTTAACGATATTAGAAACCTGAAACAAGCCGTTAAATCTGTGAAGAAATACGGAGGCCATGCACAACTTGCGATTTGTTATACCATCAGTGATGTTCATACAGATGCGTATTACTTTGATCTTGTGAAAGAAATGGTTGAATTAGGCGCAGATTCTATTGCCATTAAGGATATGGCTGGAATCTTAACACCGCACCGTGCAGAAAGCATCGTTAAAGGGATTAAAAAAATTACCACGATTCCACTCGAAGTGCATACTCATGCAACAAGTGGTATCTCCGAAATGACTTACCTAAAAGCAATTGAAGCAGGTGCAGACATTATTGATACAGCAGTCTCTGCATTCTCTGGTGGTACCAGCCAACCTGCTACAGAATCCATGATCCTTGCATTAAGAGAAATGGGATATGACATCGCCGTCGATCTTGATGAAGTTCAAATCATACGTGACCATTTCCTCAAGGTAAAAGAAACCTTTGTAGAGAGTGGCGACCTCAACATTCAAGTGTATGCAATTGATCCAAACACATTGATCACACAAGTACCAGGGGGCATGATATCCAACCTATTATCGCAACTCAAAGAAGCGAAACAATTGGATAAATTCCAAGATGTTCTCAATGAAGTACCACGTGTTCGTAAAGAACTGGGGTATCCACCTCTTGTAACGCCTTTATCACAAATGGTTGGAACACAAGCGGTTATGAATATCTTAAGCAATGCACGCTACAAACTCGTACCCAATGAGATTAAAGAATACATGCGGGGATACTACGGTAAACCACCTGCACCCATAGATGAGAACATAATTCATCAGGTGTTGGGTGATGACCAAGAAATCATCAGTGTCCGCCCTGCTGACCTGCTTCAGCCTGAACTTGAACAATGTAAAGAGACCCTTAAAGAAATTGCCACTTCTTTAGAAGATGTCTTAAGTTATGCACTCTTCCCTCAACTTGTCCTTCCTTACTTAAAGAAGAAGCATGACCCATTTTACGATGTGATCGTTCAAGATGTTACCGTAATCCTATAG
- the citG gene encoding triphosphoribosyl-dephospho-CoA synthase CitG has protein sequence MMHEVVNQAIKALILEAALTPKPGLVDAADNGAHTDMDFELFIDSALCFKESFEAYYQVGFEHASNPKYVFNKIRVIGLNAEETMFRTTKGVNTHKGANFSFGVVLSAIGACQAQQNTDLVSIIAYVMAMTKGLTEKELTSLKSYQTHGEHMYHQFGILGIRGEVEHGFPLIMHEALPYLKKNKHLPPRQRQLGVLLHLMAKNDDSNILKRGGMEALSYTQHEAKRILNRPPAQFEHELEVLNREFKSRNLSPGGSADLLALTLFFDMIETSL, from the coding sequence ATGATGCATGAAGTTGTGAATCAAGCAATTAAAGCACTCATATTGGAAGCTGCATTAACACCAAAACCAGGACTTGTTGATGCAGCTGATAATGGTGCCCATACTGATATGGATTTTGAACTATTCATTGATAGTGCGTTGTGCTTTAAGGAAAGTTTTGAGGCGTATTATCAGGTAGGTTTTGAACATGCGTCGAATCCTAAATACGTGTTCAATAAAATACGCGTCATTGGATTAAACGCAGAAGAAACCATGTTTAGAACTACCAAGGGTGTTAACACACACAAAGGTGCAAACTTTTCCTTTGGTGTTGTGTTAAGTGCGATTGGTGCATGCCAAGCGCAACAGAACACTGATTTAGTCAGTATCATTGCGTATGTGATGGCGATGACAAAAGGATTGACCGAAAAAGAACTGACTTCTTTGAAGTCCTACCAAACACATGGTGAACACATGTACCATCAATTTGGAATTTTAGGCATACGGGGGGAAGTAGAACATGGATTTCCGCTTATCATGCATGAGGCACTGCCGTATCTTAAAAAAAATAAGCACCTTCCTCCACGTCAACGCCAACTGGGCGTATTACTGCATTTAATGGCAAAGAATGATGATTCTAATATTTTGAAACGGGGTGGAATGGAGGCGTTGAGTTATACGCAACATGAAGCCAAACGAATCTTAAACAGGCCCCCCGCACAGTTTGAACATGAACTTGAGGTGTTAAATCGTGAATTCAAAAGCCGTAACTTAAGTCCAGGAGGATCTGCAGATCTACTTGCATTAACTTTATTTTTCGATATGATTGAGACCTCGCTATGA
- a CDS encoding GntR family transcriptional regulator: MEKYIQDVIKLVDLGQNLPLYQIIYEGLRTAIISGVIPTGERINEKQYAECLNVSRTPVREALRRIQDEDIVEYVPNYGIVVRQFSMEDVHEIYQIRTSLDILAAENAMVMMTEEDFRIMEDLLDRTDEAQRENNVKQVINLSREFNSLIFQFARMPRLEAIQNRLHDYLARFRNISLSADARREHALHEHRLILRCLKNKDTEQLRMVIAEHLALSEDFILDEFTELIR; encoded by the coding sequence ATGGAGAAATACATCCAAGATGTGATTAAGTTGGTTGATTTGGGCCAAAATCTACCACTTTACCAAATTATTTATGAGGGATTACGCACCGCAATTATTAGTGGTGTTATTCCAACAGGGGAACGGATTAATGAGAAACAGTACGCTGAGTGTTTAAATGTAAGTCGAACACCCGTACGCGAAGCATTGCGACGGATTCAAGACGAAGATATTGTCGAATATGTGCCGAATTATGGGATTGTTGTTCGTCAGTTTTCAATGGAAGACGTTCATGAGATTTACCAGATACGAACATCCCTCGATATCTTAGCAGCAGAAAATGCAATGGTAATGATGACTGAGGAAGACTTCAGAATTATGGAGGATTTGTTAGATCGTACCGATGAAGCACAGCGTGAAAATAATGTAAAACAAGTGATTAATTTGTCTCGGGAATTTAACTCGTTGATTTTCCAATTTGCAAGAATGCCACGACTTGAGGCAATCCAAAATCGGTTGCATGATTATCTTGCACGGTTTAGAAACATTTCACTGTCCGCTGATGCACGGAGGGAACATGCTTTACATGAACATCGGTTAATATTACGATGCTTAAAAAACAAAGACACCGAACAGCTTAGAATGGTAATCGCAGAACACTTAGCTTTATCCGAGGATTTTATTCTTGATGAATTTACGGAGTTGATCCGTTAA
- a CDS encoding immunoglobulin-like domain-containing protein: protein MKRRLISALLMGSFFLFLLSVFSPIQSMFSDNVRSSYQVSASKLNIDITEFRVGVINQDGTVTWYANDASGFGTKIVQDDILLVEFVVKNKSDLSVDIESSIELAFENETNEKDIVLLYPSTTDDGDIRSNTGTHALIGFNENDTQALQTPGGVRYGVKKTVNQDTLSTISGEGDGYDSKRYTYKLHLSDAKLTVKELRDRLMANKIGIGVRVNASASNPTILWTDMAQVYGPIDTGINIPSSLRIELLGDTPMYIDQNTKFTDPGAVAFNEFDESVPVITSGNVNTSKVGIYTITYTASHDGLSQKVVREVYVTDGEPPVITPISDSPRRAKTDNLSLSSLVNVSDNIDDEQTLRNNLVITTPPNYDSKVPGTYHICYNLTDSSGLAAIEKCLDLTIYSTRGVQLLYENTIVLSSDGRVYTAGYGGSGQLGINSGAAKNRLVEVSLLKDHNIVDLAGGIYFIIAQSDEGRIFIWGSDAYGVQGNESGTKHNFVPTELKGLGKIKQIDGEYYTPLVLNEAGEVYSWGQGLNYRTGLGTSKDTEVPTKLTFPNDAKIKYVEQGYYNGYAISEDNQLYAWGRGLYGLNLESTSEDSKTPINVTQKLPSTLSVSDIKEIEAGEKHTYILTQDGNVYSWGLNELGQLGHNNLTALTTPTLIEYFPDNNITVERIIAGMRYGIAVDSNGVAYAWGENVSYAYGEGHTTVPIVISRSIGDNIVSMGAYYNHSVLINDKGEMYVIGSNNYGKLGLGDSIFRKSWVELTLP from the coding sequence ATGAAACGACGTCTCATAAGTGCGCTTTTGATGGGGTCATTTTTCCTGTTTCTTTTATCTGTGTTCTCTCCAATACAAAGCATGTTCAGTGACAACGTGCGTAGTTCATACCAAGTTAGTGCATCAAAACTAAACATTGACATCACAGAATTTAGAGTGGGTGTCATTAACCAAGATGGTACAGTAACCTGGTATGCAAATGATGCAAGTGGATTTGGCACAAAAATCGTGCAGGATGATATTTTGTTGGTCGAATTTGTCGTTAAAAACAAATCTGATCTTAGTGTTGACATTGAATCAAGTATCGAGCTCGCTTTTGAAAACGAAACCAATGAAAAAGATATTGTGCTTTTATATCCTTCAACAACTGATGATGGTGATATCCGATCAAACACAGGAACGCATGCATTGATTGGGTTTAACGAAAACGATACACAAGCATTACAAACACCCGGTGGCGTTCGATATGGGGTTAAAAAAACCGTCAACCAAGATACTCTTTCAACAATCAGTGGTGAAGGAGACGGGTATGACTCGAAACGCTATACGTATAAATTACACCTTAGTGACGCGAAATTAACGGTAAAAGAATTACGAGATCGGTTAATGGCGAATAAAATCGGAATTGGAGTCCGTGTCAATGCAAGCGCAAGCAACCCAACCATTTTATGGACAGACATGGCACAAGTTTATGGACCCATTGATACCGGCATAAACATTCCAAGCAGTTTAAGAATTGAACTATTGGGTGATACGCCCATGTATATCGATCAAAACACAAAATTCACTGATCCAGGGGCTGTGGCATTCAATGAGTTTGATGAATCGGTACCTGTCATCACATCCGGAAATGTGAACACATCAAAGGTTGGAATCTATACAATCACTTATACCGCAAGCCATGATGGACTCTCACAAAAGGTGGTGCGTGAAGTTTATGTAACGGATGGAGAACCACCAGTAATCACACCAATCAGCGATTCACCACGAAGGGCGAAAACTGATAATTTATCTCTATCAAGTCTTGTGAATGTGAGTGATAATATTGATGATGAACAAACATTAAGAAACAACCTCGTCATTACAACACCTCCAAACTATGATTCAAAGGTACCAGGAACCTACCATATCTGTTATAACCTAACCGATAGCTCTGGGCTTGCGGCAATTGAGAAGTGTCTTGATCTTACAATCTACAGTACCAGAGGTGTGCAATTGTTGTATGAAAACACAATCGTTTTGTCCAGTGATGGAAGGGTTTATACTGCGGGTTATGGTGGAAGCGGACAGTTAGGAATCAATTCGGGAGCCGCAAAAAATCGATTAGTTGAAGTGTCTTTACTTAAAGATCATAATATTGTAGACTTAGCTGGCGGTATATATTTTATTATCGCACAAAGTGATGAAGGTCGTATTTTCATTTGGGGTTCAGATGCATACGGCGTACAAGGAAATGAGTCAGGAACCAAGCATAACTTTGTACCTACTGAACTTAAAGGTCTTGGAAAGATAAAACAAATCGATGGTGAATATTACACACCTCTAGTCTTAAATGAAGCAGGAGAAGTCTATTCATGGGGACAAGGGCTAAACTATAGAACCGGCTTAGGTACATCAAAAGATACAGAAGTACCAACAAAACTAACGTTTCCAAATGATGCAAAGATAAAATACGTCGAACAAGGTTACTACAACGGTTATGCAATATCTGAAGATAATCAATTATATGCTTGGGGAAGGGGATTATATGGATTAAACCTTGAATCAACTTCAGAAGACTCAAAAACACCGATTAATGTAACGCAAAAACTGCCAAGTACACTCAGTGTATCGGATATAAAAGAGATTGAAGCTGGAGAAAAGCATACATACATCCTAACACAGGATGGTAATGTTTATTCGTGGGGATTAAATGAACTCGGTCAGCTGGGTCATAATAATCTAACAGCACTGACAACACCAACACTCATTGAATACTTCCCAGATAACAACATCACCGTTGAGCGTATCATTGCAGGAATGCGTTATGGAATTGCAGTGGACTCAAATGGCGTTGCATATGCTTGGGGAGAAAATGTATCGTATGCTTATGGAGAAGGCCACACCACGGTTCCCATTGTAATATCACGGAGTATTGGAGACAATATTGTCTCAATGGGAGCATACTATAACCATAGTGTCTTGATCAATGACAAGGGTGAAATGTATGTCATTGGAAGCAACAATTATGGAAAACTTGGACTTGGTGATTCTATTTTTAGAAAATCTTGGGTTGAGTTAACGCTACCATAA
- a CDS encoding signal peptidase I has protein sequence MKKNLFNNLLIGLSIVLLLLALHFSLTRKDRDEVFIFGYKPFIITTGSMAPDYPINTLVIIKKTDASSLNVGDPIAFHSNVVNATVFHRVVDITEEGFITKGDNNNDIDPEIIASHDVLGRAVFHTTLAVFLIEIVKTPVNFVLFGLLPIASIMLGLYLFKQYRKHNKEKVS, from the coding sequence ATGAAGAAAAATCTATTCAATAATCTGCTTATTGGATTATCGATTGTTTTGTTATTGCTTGCACTCCACTTTTCTTTAACACGAAAAGATAGAGATGAAGTGTTTATATTTGGATATAAACCATTTATCATCACTACGGGGTCTATGGCTCCAGATTACCCCATTAATACCTTAGTAATCATTAAGAAAACGGATGCTTCGAGCCTCAATGTTGGGGATCCAATTGCATTTCATAGTAACGTTGTGAATGCGACGGTATTCCACCGTGTTGTGGATATAACCGAAGAGGGGTTCATTACTAAAGGCGATAACAATAACGACATTGATCCAGAAATCATCGCGTCTCACGATGTTTTAGGACGCGCAGTTTTTCATACAACACTTGCAGTATTCTTAATTGAAATCGTTAAAACACCAGTAAACTTTGTACTTTTTGGATTGCTGCCCATTGCGTCCATAATGCTTGGTTTATATCTGTTTAAACAATACCGTAAGCATAACAAGGAAAAAGTATCATGA